From a single Desulfobacterales bacterium genomic region:
- a CDS encoding helix-turn-helix transcriptional regulator, giving the protein MDNEDRSLSTLTKEIRRQLALSQEDLARRLNVSYASVNRWENGQTMPSKLAKAQLGAFCKKMIKQGKLTLPDNLIDSAGFSQH; this is encoded by the coding sequence ATGGACAATGAAGATCGAAGTTTGTCGACCTTAACAAAGGAAATCCGGCGGCAGCTCGCCTTGAGCCAGGAGGACTTGGCGCGGCGGTTGAATGTCAGCTACGCAAGCGTAAATCGGTGGGAAAACGGACAAACCATGCCCTCCAAGCTTGCCAAGGCGCAGTTGGGCGCCTTTTGCAAAAAAATGATCAAGCAGGGTAAGTTGACGCTGCCGGACAACCTGATCGACTCAGCGGGATTTAGCCAACACTAG
- a CDS encoding PEP-CTERM sorting domain-containing protein, with protein sequence MMINKMVAIVAMGAMLFGMAGVASATLYTDLYKPLKPIELGRGDGANEGVLAWTHSMPTDFDSDTFNSATLTLFIHNFGDEDNSGTVTVEALGPIENWTPNNNGNGQMKWTSDISNIIDAGLSGEFDVVFSWYTNDTTKNGKTVDKYLRFMSSTFELDNVDTVALNTGISPIPNPEPSTMLLLGLGLLGLAGIARKKMKK encoded by the coding sequence ATGATGATTAACAAAATGGTTGCAATAGTGGCGATGGGAGCGATGCTGTTTGGGATGGCAGGAGTGGCGAGCGCAACGCTTTATACGGATTTATACAAGCCACTGAAACCAATAGAATTAGGTAGAGGCGATGGCGCCAATGAGGGGGTTTTAGCATGGACACATTCCATGCCAACTGATTTTGATTCGGATACTTTCAATTCAGCCACACTGACCCTTTTTATTCACAATTTTGGCGACGAAGATAACAGTGGAACTGTTACAGTGGAAGCGTTAGGTCCTATTGAAAATTGGACGCCAAATAACAACGGTAACGGCCAGATGAAGTGGACCTCGGATATTAGCAATATTATTGATGCCGGGTTAAGCGGAGAGTTTGACGTTGTTTTCTCTTGGTATACCAACGACACAACAAAAAATGGGAAGACTGTTGACAAATATCTCAGGTTTATGAGTTCTACCTTTGAGCTTGATAACGTGGATACTGTCGCCTTAAATACCGGTATATCGCCAATTCCCAATCCCGAACCTTCCACCATGCTTCTTCTCGGTTTGGGTCTGCTCGGTCTTGCTGGAATAGCCAGAAAGAAAATGAAAAAATAA